In Scophthalmus maximus strain ysfricsl-2021 chromosome 16, ASM2237912v1, whole genome shotgun sequence, the following proteins share a genomic window:
- the LOC118286948 gene encoding mitogen-activated protein kinase kinase kinase 14 isoform X3 has protein sequence MAIPRVFNSNTPFIIVTGGSELSFHGKEDGGQCGEEEKDSLVQAIAPHLSRVMQRGTAKHVVTAGQEASEENACVSIVAQAEREDFQEFSPTTTQCPYSRSQQLKKLRSVVQESSFVSDTEDEDFEAKLHRKQRRRSKTRPSQGEGEGEERPVIRGLWVQEIDWLKSVSGEVTLSLADVLPPPPQFTDAVSCSCSRGDRLACMYDDGCSCADVCACVGESEDQHRSIDTDDTSSSEDRGGSDSDCGPEQDSESIRTHESDSDSSCCAEDDEVAPDNFRVEANVSNVNTDLMHVSGHNACRAEWDSDSTQSMPGLSDSVNTSPGSDDLWDTEVVLDELRGRVTRTQKQFVSPFFEDLIKQTVRDGKHNVPVNEGLVFHHLLQPRRCRYREGEEYCVLHHVHNGSYGDVFCVRDKATGFECAAKRIPLSHFSREEVSTWSALNSPRVVELFGAVRDGANVVLFMDLKPACLAQLLKETNCLPEDLALHYLHQSLGALEHLHHRKVLHLDVKVDNVLLSADCRDTFLCDFGLSETADEGGRSGEAFRGAALPGTESHMAPEVARGDPLCAKADVWSSCCMLLHMLNGFPPWTRYYSHPLCLQIVNEPPPLWEVPSTCNNFTAKVFRAGLRKDPDGRASAKELRRKTTKALRAVGGLSSCSVRTACEILHRGTGTTPPEDGPRSASAPAMHWKGQRRSDSPWGSEPELEFHRDNVASGARIQTPSPEPRDDPPSCFSCSDTSQVDASGKDSDHSSDDLSSGVFSSCNSRSDGRLEWSASANQPHSYRFEGVDIWIENVQGECLRIRERRQVKVGHVAVGISEQISGKAFTLETLDRKSVSFEAEITESCVWLRCVPAPDTCRLWRWRVRDGKLELQE, from the exons ATGGCCATACCCCGGGTGTTCAACTCCAACACGCCGTTCATCATCGTGACCGGAGGATCCGAGCTCTCGTTTCATGGCAAAGAGGACGGCGGCCAATgtggcgaggaggagaaggactcGCTGGTCCAGGCCATCGCGCCCCATCTGAGTCGGGTGATGCAGCGCGGCACCGCCAAGCACGTGGTCACCGCCGGGCAGGAGGCGTCCGAGGAGAACGCCTGCGTCTCCATCGTCGCACAGGCTGAGA GAGAAGACTTCCAGGAGTTCAGTCCAACCACCACACAGTGTCCGTACTCAAGATCCCAGCAGCTCAAAAAGCTCAG GTCTGTGGTCCAAGAATCGTCCTTCGTGAGCGACACAGAGGACGAGGACTTCGAGGCCAAACTCCACAGGAAGCAGCGCAGGAGAAGCAAAACGAGACCGAgtcagggggagggggagggggaagagcgGCCCGTCATCCGAGGCCTGTGGGTGCAGGAGATCGACTGGCTGAAATCTGTCAGCGGAGAGGTGACGCTGTCCCTCGCCGAcgtcctcccgcctcctcctcagttcACGGACGCGGTGTCGTGCTCCTGCAGCCGCGGCGACCGGCTCGCCTGCATGTACGACGACGGCTGCAGCTGCGCGGATGTGTGCGCCTGTGTCGGAGAATCAGAGGACCAACACAGATCGATAGACACGGACGACACGTCCAGCTCTGAGGACAGAGGGGGCTCGGACTCGGACTGCGGTCCGGAGCAGGACTCGGAATCCATTCGCACTCACGAAAGTGACTCGGACTCTTCCTGCTGCGCCGAGGACGACGAAGTGGCGCCTGACAACTTCAGAGTCGAAGCCAACGTTTCAAATGTGAACACTGACCTGATGCACGTGTCTGGTCATAACGCTTGTCGTGCCGAGTGGGATTCTGACTCCACGCAAAGCATGCCGGGACTCTCGGACTCAGTGAACACGTCCCCTGGTTCTGACGACCTCTGGGATACCGAGGTCGTTTTGGATGAACTGAGAGGTCGAGTGACGCGGACGCAGAAGCAGTTTGTTTCACCTTTCTTCGAAGATTTGATCAAACAGACTGTGAGAGACGGGAAACACAACGTGCCTGTGAACGAAGGGCTCGTATTTCATCAT CTGCTGCAGCCCCGTCGCTGTCGgtacagggagggagaggaataCTGCGTTCTCCACCACGTCCACAACGGCTCGTACGGTGACGTGTTCTGCGTTCGCGACAAGGCGACGGGATTCGAATGCGCCGCCAAGAGG ATTCCTCTGAGTCACTTCAGCCGGGAGGAGGTGAGCACGTGGAGCGCTCTGAACTCCCCCCGGGTGGTGGAGCTGTTCGGGGCCGTGAGGGACGGAGCGAACGTCGTGCTCTTCATGGACCTGAAGCCAG CTTGTTTGGCGCAGCTCCTGAAAGAGACCAACTGCCTGCCTGAGGATTTGGCCCTGCACTACCTCCACCAGTCACTGGGGGCGCTGGAACACCTGCACCACCGGAAGGTGCTTCACCTGGACGTCAAAG TTGACAACGTGCTGCTGTCGGCCGACTGCAGAGACACATTCCTCTGTGACTTCGGCCTCTCGGAGACTGCAGACGAGGGCGGGCGCAGCGGCGAGGCTTTCAGGG GAGCCGCCCTCCCGGGCACCGAGAGCCACATGGCTCCGGAGGTGGCCCGGGGAGATCCGCTCTGCGCCAAGGCCGACgtgtggagcagctgctgtaTGCTGCTGCACATGCTCAACGGATTCCCTCCGTGGACTCGCTACTACTCACACCCCCTGTGTCTCCAg ATCGTCAacgagcctcctcctctgtgggaGGTTCCGTCCACCTGCAACAACTTCACGGCCAAAGTGTTCCGGGCCGGACTGCGGAAGGATCCGGACGGACGAGCGTCGGCcaaggagctgaggaggaaaacCACCAAGGCCCTGAGAGCAG tcGGAGGTTTGAGTTCCTGCTCCGTCAGAACCGCCTGTGAGATTCTGCACCGGGGCACCGGGACGACGCCCCCTGAGGACGGCCCCCGCTCTGCCTCGGCACCCGCGATGCACTGG AAAGGCCAGCGGAGGAGCGACAGTCCGTGGGGATCAGAGCCGGAGCTGGAATTCCACCGGGACa ACGTGGCGTCGGGCGCCAGGATCCAGACGCCGTCCCCTGAACCTCGAGACGACCCCCCGTCCTGCTTCAGCTGCTCGGACACGTCGCAGGTCGACGCCTCGGGGAAG gacTCCGACCATTCGTCCGACGACCTGAGCTCTGGAGTCTTCTCCTCCTGCAACAGCCGGTCGGACGGACGCCTGGAGTGGTCGGCCTCGGCCAATCAGCCGCACTCCTACCGCTTCGAAG GCGTCGACATCTGGATCGAGAACGTCCAGGGCGAGTGTCTGAGGATCCGAGAGCGGCGGCAGGTCAAAGTGGGTCACGTCGCTGTGGGAATCAGTGAGCAG aTCTCGGGCAAGGCCTTCACTCTGGAGACGCTGGACAGGAAGTCGGTGTCGTTCGAGGCAGAAATCACCGAGTCCTGTGTTTGGCTGCGCTGCGTTCCCGCCCCCGACACGTGTCGGctctggaggtggagggtcaGAGACGGGAAGCTGGAACTTCAGGaataa
- the LOC118286948 gene encoding uncharacterized protein LOC118286948 isoform X2: MAIPRVFNSNTPFIIVTGGSELSFHGKEDGGQCGEEEKDSLVQAIAPHLSRVMQRGTAKHVVTAGQEASEENACVSIVAQAEREDFQEFSPTTTQCPYSRSQQLKKLRSVVQESSFVSDTEDEDFEAKLHRKQRRRSKTRPSQGEGEGEERPVIRGLWVQEIDWLKSVSGEVTLSLADVLPPPPQFTDAVSCSCSRGDRLACMYDDGCSCADVCACVGESEDQHRSIDTDDTSSSEDRGGSDSDCGPEQDSESIRTHESDSDSSCCAEDDEVAPDNFRVEANVSNVNTDLMHVSGHNACRAEWDSDSTQSMPGLSDSVNTSPGSDDLWDTEVVLDELRGRVTRTQKQFVSPFFEDLIKQTVRDGKHNVPVNEGLVFHHLLQPRRCRYREGEEYCVLHHVHNGSYGDVFCVRDKATGFECAAKRIPLSHFSREEVSTWSALNSPRVVELFGAVRDGANVVLFMDLKPACLAQLLKETNCLPEDLALHYLHQSLGALEHLHHRKVLHLDVKGAALPGTESHMAPEVARGDPLCAKADVWSSCCMLLHMLNGFPPWTRYYSHPLCLQIVNEPPPLWEVPSTCNNFTAKVFRAGLRKDPDGRASAKELRRKTTKALRAVGGLSSCSVRTACEILHRGTGTTPPEDGPRSASAPAMHWVSPWRTTAGDEDSEDGDSDVEAESVTGAKDSQPRSLRDEQDWDTGSDSDVDMYMGEEEFVQETWTKTDGDYEGDWEEEEEGQEEEEEEEEDWESSVSSEYLRALRGLFPLLQKGQRRSDSPWGSEPELEFHRDNVASGARIQTPSPEPRDDPPSCFSCSDTSQVDASGKDSDHSSDDLSSGVFSSCNSRSDGRLEWSASANQPHSYRFEGVDIWIENVQGECLRIRERRQVKVGHVAVGISEQISGKAFTLETLDRKSVSFEAEITESCVWLRCVPAPDTCRLWRWRVRDGKLELQE; encoded by the exons ATGGCCATACCCCGGGTGTTCAACTCCAACACGCCGTTCATCATCGTGACCGGAGGATCCGAGCTCTCGTTTCATGGCAAAGAGGACGGCGGCCAATgtggcgaggaggagaaggactcGCTGGTCCAGGCCATCGCGCCCCATCTGAGTCGGGTGATGCAGCGCGGCACCGCCAAGCACGTGGTCACCGCCGGGCAGGAGGCGTCCGAGGAGAACGCCTGCGTCTCCATCGTCGCACAGGCTGAGA GAGAAGACTTCCAGGAGTTCAGTCCAACCACCACACAGTGTCCGTACTCAAGATCCCAGCAGCTCAAAAAGCTCAG GTCTGTGGTCCAAGAATCGTCCTTCGTGAGCGACACAGAGGACGAGGACTTCGAGGCCAAACTCCACAGGAAGCAGCGCAGGAGAAGCAAAACGAGACCGAgtcagggggagggggagggggaagagcgGCCCGTCATCCGAGGCCTGTGGGTGCAGGAGATCGACTGGCTGAAATCTGTCAGCGGAGAGGTGACGCTGTCCCTCGCCGAcgtcctcccgcctcctcctcagttcACGGACGCGGTGTCGTGCTCCTGCAGCCGCGGCGACCGGCTCGCCTGCATGTACGACGACGGCTGCAGCTGCGCGGATGTGTGCGCCTGTGTCGGAGAATCAGAGGACCAACACAGATCGATAGACACGGACGACACGTCCAGCTCTGAGGACAGAGGGGGCTCGGACTCGGACTGCGGTCCGGAGCAGGACTCGGAATCCATTCGCACTCACGAAAGTGACTCGGACTCTTCCTGCTGCGCCGAGGACGACGAAGTGGCGCCTGACAACTTCAGAGTCGAAGCCAACGTTTCAAATGTGAACACTGACCTGATGCACGTGTCTGGTCATAACGCTTGTCGTGCCGAGTGGGATTCTGACTCCACGCAAAGCATGCCGGGACTCTCGGACTCAGTGAACACGTCCCCTGGTTCTGACGACCTCTGGGATACCGAGGTCGTTTTGGATGAACTGAGAGGTCGAGTGACGCGGACGCAGAAGCAGTTTGTTTCACCTTTCTTCGAAGATTTGATCAAACAGACTGTGAGAGACGGGAAACACAACGTGCCTGTGAACGAAGGGCTCGTATTTCATCAT CTGCTGCAGCCCCGTCGCTGTCGgtacagggagggagaggaataCTGCGTTCTCCACCACGTCCACAACGGCTCGTACGGTGACGTGTTCTGCGTTCGCGACAAGGCGACGGGATTCGAATGCGCCGCCAAGAGG ATTCCTCTGAGTCACTTCAGCCGGGAGGAGGTGAGCACGTGGAGCGCTCTGAACTCCCCCCGGGTGGTGGAGCTGTTCGGGGCCGTGAGGGACGGAGCGAACGTCGTGCTCTTCATGGACCTGAAGCCAG CTTGTTTGGCGCAGCTCCTGAAAGAGACCAACTGCCTGCCTGAGGATTTGGCCCTGCACTACCTCCACCAGTCACTGGGGGCGCTGGAACACCTGCACCACCGGAAGGTGCTTCACCTGGACGTCAAAG GAGCCGCCCTCCCGGGCACCGAGAGCCACATGGCTCCGGAGGTGGCCCGGGGAGATCCGCTCTGCGCCAAGGCCGACgtgtggagcagctgctgtaTGCTGCTGCACATGCTCAACGGATTCCCTCCGTGGACTCGCTACTACTCACACCCCCTGTGTCTCCAg ATCGTCAacgagcctcctcctctgtgggaGGTTCCGTCCACCTGCAACAACTTCACGGCCAAAGTGTTCCGGGCCGGACTGCGGAAGGATCCGGACGGACGAGCGTCGGCcaaggagctgaggaggaaaacCACCAAGGCCCTGAGAGCAG tcGGAGGTTTGAGTTCCTGCTCCGTCAGAACCGCCTGTGAGATTCTGCACCGGGGCACCGGGACGACGCCCCCTGAGGACGGCCCCCGCTCTGCCTCGGCACCCGCGATGCACTGGGTGAGCCCCTGGAGGACCACAGCGGGCGACGAGGACTCGGAGGACGGAGACTCTGACGTGGAGGCGGAGTCTGTCACCGGGGCGAAGGACTCGCAGCCCAGATCGCTGCGGGATGAGCAAGACTGGGACACGGGGTCGGACTCTGACGTGGACATGTACATGGGAGAGGAGGAGTTCGTCCAGGAGACATGGACGAAGACTGACGGGGACTATGAGGgggactgggaggaggaggaggagggacaggaggaagaggaggaggaggaggaggactgggagtcgtctgtgtcctcagagtATCTGCGAGCTCTCAGAGGCCTTTTCCCTTTGCTGCAGAAAGGCCAGCGGAGGAGCGACAGTCCGTGGGGATCAGAGCCGGAGCTGGAATTCCACCGGGACa ACGTGGCGTCGGGCGCCAGGATCCAGACGCCGTCCCCTGAACCTCGAGACGACCCCCCGTCCTGCTTCAGCTGCTCGGACACGTCGCAGGTCGACGCCTCGGGGAAG gacTCCGACCATTCGTCCGACGACCTGAGCTCTGGAGTCTTCTCCTCCTGCAACAGCCGGTCGGACGGACGCCTGGAGTGGTCGGCCTCGGCCAATCAGCCGCACTCCTACCGCTTCGAAG GCGTCGACATCTGGATCGAGAACGTCCAGGGCGAGTGTCTGAGGATCCGAGAGCGGCGGCAGGTCAAAGTGGGTCACGTCGCTGTGGGAATCAGTGAGCAG aTCTCGGGCAAGGCCTTCACTCTGGAGACGCTGGACAGGAAGTCGGTGTCGTTCGAGGCAGAAATCACCGAGTCCTGTGTTTGGCTGCGCTGCGTTCCCGCCCCCGACACGTGTCGGctctggaggtggagggtcaGAGACGGGAAGCTGGAACTTCAGGaataa
- the LOC118286948 gene encoding mitogen-activated protein kinase kinase kinase 14 isoform X1, which translates to MAIPRVFNSNTPFIIVTGGSELSFHGKEDGGQCGEEEKDSLVQAIAPHLSRVMQRGTAKHVVTAGQEASEENACVSIVAQAEREDFQEFSPTTTQCPYSRSQQLKKLRSVVQESSFVSDTEDEDFEAKLHRKQRRRSKTRPSQGEGEGEERPVIRGLWVQEIDWLKSVSGEVTLSLADVLPPPPQFTDAVSCSCSRGDRLACMYDDGCSCADVCACVGESEDQHRSIDTDDTSSSEDRGGSDSDCGPEQDSESIRTHESDSDSSCCAEDDEVAPDNFRVEANVSNVNTDLMHVSGHNACRAEWDSDSTQSMPGLSDSVNTSPGSDDLWDTEVVLDELRGRVTRTQKQFVSPFFEDLIKQTVRDGKHNVPVNEGLVFHHLLQPRRCRYREGEEYCVLHHVHNGSYGDVFCVRDKATGFECAAKRIPLSHFSREEVSTWSALNSPRVVELFGAVRDGANVVLFMDLKPACLAQLLKETNCLPEDLALHYLHQSLGALEHLHHRKVLHLDVKVDNVLLSADCRDTFLCDFGLSETADEGGRSGEAFRGAALPGTESHMAPEVARGDPLCAKADVWSSCCMLLHMLNGFPPWTRYYSHPLCLQIVNEPPPLWEVPSTCNNFTAKVFRAGLRKDPDGRASAKELRRKTTKALRAVGGLSSCSVRTACEILHRGTGTTPPEDGPRSASAPAMHWVSPWRTTAGDEDSEDGDSDVEAESVTGAKDSQPRSLRDEQDWDTGSDSDVDMYMGEEEFVQETWTKTDGDYEGDWEEEEEGQEEEEEEEEDWESSVSSEYLRALRGLFPLLQKGQRRSDSPWGSEPELEFHRDNVASGARIQTPSPEPRDDPPSCFSCSDTSQVDASGKDSDHSSDDLSSGVFSSCNSRSDGRLEWSASANQPHSYRFEGVDIWIENVQGECLRIRERRQVKVGHVAVGISEQISGKAFTLETLDRKSVSFEAEITESCVWLRCVPAPDTCRLWRWRVRDGKLELQE; encoded by the exons ATGGCCATACCCCGGGTGTTCAACTCCAACACGCCGTTCATCATCGTGACCGGAGGATCCGAGCTCTCGTTTCATGGCAAAGAGGACGGCGGCCAATgtggcgaggaggagaaggactcGCTGGTCCAGGCCATCGCGCCCCATCTGAGTCGGGTGATGCAGCGCGGCACCGCCAAGCACGTGGTCACCGCCGGGCAGGAGGCGTCCGAGGAGAACGCCTGCGTCTCCATCGTCGCACAGGCTGAGA GAGAAGACTTCCAGGAGTTCAGTCCAACCACCACACAGTGTCCGTACTCAAGATCCCAGCAGCTCAAAAAGCTCAG GTCTGTGGTCCAAGAATCGTCCTTCGTGAGCGACACAGAGGACGAGGACTTCGAGGCCAAACTCCACAGGAAGCAGCGCAGGAGAAGCAAAACGAGACCGAgtcagggggagggggagggggaagagcgGCCCGTCATCCGAGGCCTGTGGGTGCAGGAGATCGACTGGCTGAAATCTGTCAGCGGAGAGGTGACGCTGTCCCTCGCCGAcgtcctcccgcctcctcctcagttcACGGACGCGGTGTCGTGCTCCTGCAGCCGCGGCGACCGGCTCGCCTGCATGTACGACGACGGCTGCAGCTGCGCGGATGTGTGCGCCTGTGTCGGAGAATCAGAGGACCAACACAGATCGATAGACACGGACGACACGTCCAGCTCTGAGGACAGAGGGGGCTCGGACTCGGACTGCGGTCCGGAGCAGGACTCGGAATCCATTCGCACTCACGAAAGTGACTCGGACTCTTCCTGCTGCGCCGAGGACGACGAAGTGGCGCCTGACAACTTCAGAGTCGAAGCCAACGTTTCAAATGTGAACACTGACCTGATGCACGTGTCTGGTCATAACGCTTGTCGTGCCGAGTGGGATTCTGACTCCACGCAAAGCATGCCGGGACTCTCGGACTCAGTGAACACGTCCCCTGGTTCTGACGACCTCTGGGATACCGAGGTCGTTTTGGATGAACTGAGAGGTCGAGTGACGCGGACGCAGAAGCAGTTTGTTTCACCTTTCTTCGAAGATTTGATCAAACAGACTGTGAGAGACGGGAAACACAACGTGCCTGTGAACGAAGGGCTCGTATTTCATCAT CTGCTGCAGCCCCGTCGCTGTCGgtacagggagggagaggaataCTGCGTTCTCCACCACGTCCACAACGGCTCGTACGGTGACGTGTTCTGCGTTCGCGACAAGGCGACGGGATTCGAATGCGCCGCCAAGAGG ATTCCTCTGAGTCACTTCAGCCGGGAGGAGGTGAGCACGTGGAGCGCTCTGAACTCCCCCCGGGTGGTGGAGCTGTTCGGGGCCGTGAGGGACGGAGCGAACGTCGTGCTCTTCATGGACCTGAAGCCAG CTTGTTTGGCGCAGCTCCTGAAAGAGACCAACTGCCTGCCTGAGGATTTGGCCCTGCACTACCTCCACCAGTCACTGGGGGCGCTGGAACACCTGCACCACCGGAAGGTGCTTCACCTGGACGTCAAAG TTGACAACGTGCTGCTGTCGGCCGACTGCAGAGACACATTCCTCTGTGACTTCGGCCTCTCGGAGACTGCAGACGAGGGCGGGCGCAGCGGCGAGGCTTTCAGGG GAGCCGCCCTCCCGGGCACCGAGAGCCACATGGCTCCGGAGGTGGCCCGGGGAGATCCGCTCTGCGCCAAGGCCGACgtgtggagcagctgctgtaTGCTGCTGCACATGCTCAACGGATTCCCTCCGTGGACTCGCTACTACTCACACCCCCTGTGTCTCCAg ATCGTCAacgagcctcctcctctgtgggaGGTTCCGTCCACCTGCAACAACTTCACGGCCAAAGTGTTCCGGGCCGGACTGCGGAAGGATCCGGACGGACGAGCGTCGGCcaaggagctgaggaggaaaacCACCAAGGCCCTGAGAGCAG tcGGAGGTTTGAGTTCCTGCTCCGTCAGAACCGCCTGTGAGATTCTGCACCGGGGCACCGGGACGACGCCCCCTGAGGACGGCCCCCGCTCTGCCTCGGCACCCGCGATGCACTGGGTGAGCCCCTGGAGGACCACAGCGGGCGACGAGGACTCGGAGGACGGAGACTCTGACGTGGAGGCGGAGTCTGTCACCGGGGCGAAGGACTCGCAGCCCAGATCGCTGCGGGATGAGCAAGACTGGGACACGGGGTCGGACTCTGACGTGGACATGTACATGGGAGAGGAGGAGTTCGTCCAGGAGACATGGACGAAGACTGACGGGGACTATGAGGgggactgggaggaggaggaggagggacaggaggaagaggaggaggaggaggaggactgggagtcgtctgtgtcctcagagtATCTGCGAGCTCTCAGAGGCCTTTTCCCTTTGCTGCAGAAAGGCCAGCGGAGGAGCGACAGTCCGTGGGGATCAGAGCCGGAGCTGGAATTCCACCGGGACa ACGTGGCGTCGGGCGCCAGGATCCAGACGCCGTCCCCTGAACCTCGAGACGACCCCCCGTCCTGCTTCAGCTGCTCGGACACGTCGCAGGTCGACGCCTCGGGGAAG gacTCCGACCATTCGTCCGACGACCTGAGCTCTGGAGTCTTCTCCTCCTGCAACAGCCGGTCGGACGGACGCCTGGAGTGGTCGGCCTCGGCCAATCAGCCGCACTCCTACCGCTTCGAAG GCGTCGACATCTGGATCGAGAACGTCCAGGGCGAGTGTCTGAGGATCCGAGAGCGGCGGCAGGTCAAAGTGGGTCACGTCGCTGTGGGAATCAGTGAGCAG aTCTCGGGCAAGGCCTTCACTCTGGAGACGCTGGACAGGAAGTCGGTGTCGTTCGAGGCAGAAATCACCGAGTCCTGTGTTTGGCTGCGCTGCGTTCCCGCCCCCGACACGTGTCGGctctggaggtggagggtcaGAGACGGGAAGCTGGAACTTCAGGaataa
- the grb7 gene encoding growth factor receptor-bound protein 7: MDRRWSPPEGERVCDSAPPLSVHTHCCSDTAAGSISLTSRSSTTHSLGSSSPAGPTPCVSAESRRGPGTSFTGNMMEVAGPWTEVFGGSERTDVSDGAEALTLAPLVDDSPSVRRSQPILITSNRGKRVESFSSSVPSIIPNPFPELCSPSKSPTLISSLPPTSSAKHLLKVYGEDRHSRSVWVSPGATAREVCHTLVQTAHCSDQENWALLELHPTLGLERCLEDHEVVLEVQATWSLKGDTRLVFCKNYAKYEFFRKPVLFFPESMISDSADVSKGMTSSELIQNLLRSGTCPEIQGFLQVKESSRKSWKKVYFFLRRSGLYCSTKGSSKEPRHLQYVADLEDLNVYTVVNSRKLYGAPADFTFCIKPSRNPVRAQDLKILCAESEQTRTCWTSAFRLFKYGKQLQCNYQLSKSSPRILEGKSKSEDSLVAMDFSGKTGGRVIQNPTEAENAEREEGQAWRRREALRCSLPNLNPGARPSSIHRSQPWFHGGVSRKEAQRLIEKQGLVDGMFLVRDSQQHAQCFVLSLCFQLKTKHYLMIPFEDGGRKYFTMDDGLTLFIDLLQLVEFHQINRGILPVCLKHPCVCVAL; encoded by the exons ATGGACCGGCGGTGGAGCCCGCCGGAGGGGGAACGGGTGTGTG ACTCCGCCCCTCCGctctctgttcacacacactgttgcagTGACACAGCGGCTGGTTCCATTAGTCTCACGTCACGAAGCTCGACCACACACTCACTCGGTTCATCTTCACCCGCGGGACCGACGCCATGTGTGAGCGCTGAGAGCCGCCGAGGCCCCGGGACGAGCTTCACAG gtAACATGATGGAGGTGGCAGGTCCCTGGACAGAAGTGTTTGGGGGCTCGGAGAGGACGGACGTGTCCGACGGAGCAGAGGCGCTGACGCTGGCTCCTCTGGTCGACGACTCGCCCTCGGTCCGCCGCTCCCAGCCCATCCTCATCACCTccaacag ggGGAAACGAGTGGAGTCGTTCTCTTCGTCCGTCCCGTCCATCATACCCAACCCCTTCCCTGAGCTGTGCAGCCCCTCCAAGTCGCCCACGCTCATTAGTTCACTTCCACCGACGTCGAGCGCCAAACAC CTGTTGAAGGTCTACGGGGAGGACAGGCACAGCCGGTCGGTGTGGGTCTCGCCCGGCGCCACCGCCCGAGAGGTGTGTCACACGCTGGTCCAGACGGCGCACTGCAGCGACCAGGAGAACTGGGCCCTGCTCGAGCTCCACCCGACCCTCGGCCTCG AGAGGTGTCTGGAGGACCACGAGGTGGTGCTGGAGGTTCAGGCCACCTGGTCTCTGAAGGGCGACACCAGGCTCGTCTTCTGCAAAAACTACGCCAAGTACGAGTTCTTCAGGAAGCCAGTG CTCTTCTTCCCTGAGAGCATGATCTCCGACAGCGCAGACGTCAGCAAGGGGATGACGTCATCCGAGCTCATTCAG AACCTGCTGAGGTCCGGGACGTGTCCAGAGATCCAGGGCTTCCTGCAGGTGAAGGAATCCAGTCGAAAGTCCTGGAAGAAGGTTTACTTCTTCCTGCGGCGCTCCGGACTCTACTGCTCCACCAAAGGCTCGTCCAAG gagCCTCGGCACCTGCAGTACGTGGCCGACCTGGAGGACTTGAACGTGTACACGGTGGTGAACAGCCGCAAACTGTACGGAGCGCCGGCCGACTTCACCTTCTGCATCAAG ccGTCCAGAAACCCCGTCCGAGCTCAGGACCTGAAGATCCTGTGCGCAGAGAGCGAGCAGACACGAACATGTTGGACGTCTGCTTTCAGATTGTTCAag taCGGGAAGCAGCTTCAGTGTAACTACCAGTTGTCCAAGTCGTCTCCACGAATCCTGGAAGGAAAA tcaaaGTCGGAGGACAGCCTGGTGGCCATGGACTTCTCAGGGAAGACCGGAGGACGGGTCATCCAGAACCCGACGGAGGCCGAGAACgcggagagggaggaaggacaaGCTTGGAgg AGGAGAGAAGCTCTGAGGTGCAGTCTGCCCAACCTCAACCCTGGTGCCAGACCTTCCT CCATCCACAGGTCGCAGCCCTGGTTCCATGGCGGCGTGTCCAGAAAAGAAGCCCAGAGACTGATCGAGAAGCAGGGGCTGGTCGACGG gatgttCCTGGTCCGGGACAGTCAGCAACACGCTCAGTGCTTCGTCCTGTCGCTGTGCTTCCAGCTGAAGACCAAACACTACCTGATGATCCCC tTTGAGGACGGCGGCAGGAAGTACTTCACCATGGACGACGGCCTGACGCTCTTCATCGACCTCCTGCAGCTGGTGGAGTTCCACCAGATCAACCGGGGCATCCTGCCCGTCTGCCTCAAACACCCCTGCGTCTGCGTAGCACTTTAA
- the arf2b gene encoding ADP-ribosylation factor 2b — MGNMFANLFKGLFGKKEMRILMVGLDAAGKTTILYKLKLGEIVTTIPTIGFNVETVEYKNISFTVWDVGGQDKIRPLWRHYFQNTQGLIFVVDSNDRERVNEAREELSRMLSEDELRDAVLLVFANKQDLPNAMNAAEITDKLGLHALRQRSWYIQATCATSGDGLYEGLDWLSNQLKSQK; from the exons ATGGGGAATATGTTTGCAAACCTATTCAAGGGCCTGTTTGGCAAAAAAGAGATGAGGATTCTCATGGTCGGACTCGATGCCGCAGGAAAGACCACCATCCTTTATAAGCTGAAGCTCGGAGAGATAGTCACCACCATTCCCACCATTG GTTTTAACGTGGAAACTGTAGAATACAAGAACATCAGCTTCACAGTGTGGGACGTGGGCGGTCAGGACAAAATCCGGCCGCTGTGGCGCCACTACTTCCAGAACACTCAAG GGCTCATCTTCGTGGTGGACAGCAACGACAGGGAGCGGGTGAACGAGGCGAGGGAGGAGCTCTCCAGAATGCTCTCCGAGGACGAGCTCCGAGACGCCGTGCTGCTCGTGTTCGCCAACAAACAG gatCTCCCCAACGCGATGAACGCCGCAGAGATCACAGACAAGCTGGGTCTACACGCCCTGCGTCAGCGCAGCTGGTACATCCAGGCCACCTGCGCCACCAGCGGCGACGGCCTGTACGAGGGCCTGGACTGGCTCTCCAACCAGCTCAAGAGCCAGAAATGA